Genomic DNA from Paenibacillus sp. MBLB1832:
TTTTCTTAAAATAGATCGTAGCGCTAGTATTTGTCGACCCAGTCTTAAAGGACACCTTAACAAACGTCCATGTAGAGCTGGATGAAGAAACTGATTTTTCTGTGCCGCCAAAGTCCTTTACACCAAGTGCAGCAGTTTCCCCTGCTGGCGTTTCTTAGCCAACCTCCAGCGACATAATTCGTATTTGGCTGCAGCCCTGAAATTACCTGTGCAATTCCATCAACACCTCCACTTAGCTTCGTCCCATAGAGATGTGATCTGGACATTCCTGCATTAGCTGCTTTGCCCCAGTGATTGTCACTGACAACAACAGCATTGCCCGCATCCGTTGTATTCCAGTTCGACAAGTCCCCATTTTCGAATCCGCCATTAACGGCTAAGTTCATATTAGGTGTCGACGGTGTTGTATATGTTGGATTAGGAGGGCTTGCAAAGTTGTGACCGGCAGTCCAGCCTGTGCTTCCGTATTCAAATGCCCCAATATCAGGTGCACTTCCAACATAGCCGTCCGTAATACCTGGAATCACAATTCCTGTGTCTTTTGCTGGCGAGGTAGACAGTAATTGATAGTTCCGACTGGCTTCATTAACGAATCCAGGTGAACTCGTTACTTGGCTGCCATGCACAGTATAGGCATTTGACTCCGCATCATATCCTGTGATGATGTTGTTGAATATTCGAGTTCCATACATATCCGTTGTAAACGCATTAGAAGCTGCTGATTGAATGGCCCACGCATTCGTCCAAGCCGTGTTGTTGTAGGCCAGGTTATAATTTGAAGGAATATTAAGCTGAAGACCAGCGTTATTCCACGTCACGTTATGATGAATGATGAAATTATTCGTGTATGAATCCAAGTAGATGCCCGGCTTCGTGGCAGGTGCTTTATTATCATGGACATAGTTGTGATGAATTTCCGTGTTCTGTCCATCGACATTCGGTCCGTACAACATACCCAAATCATCTGTAAGCCATCCGGCGTTGTAGATATCGTTATACTGTATCTCGTTTGCTCTCATCGGGCTGGTGAAATAAACAGTTACTCGCCCCGCATCCGCCACCGTATTATGGCTGATCAAGCTGTTAGCGCCCTTTAGGTTCAGAAGACCTTCCCAATCAGGGACATATCCCCCGTCGTGAATGTAGGAGTTGATTACGTTATTATACGAACCGCCGACCGTAACCAGACTGCCGGAGCTGTATGCAAATTCGCTGTCCCTGAGCACGTTATAGCTGCCGTTCAGCAGTAAACCAGTGTTGGTCTGCTCCTGGGCCAACGTATTCAACTTGTTATGGGACAAATATTTCGCCACGATTCCTTGAAACGTAAGGTGGTTTGACGAACTGTTTGTCACAACCCTAGAGGCAGTCGTTTGAATCCCGTTTAACGTTATATAAGCCTTGCCGGATAGATCAAATGAGGCATCCCGTCGCTTAACGTCTACCGTTTGGGCGGAAGGATCGCCGCCGCCAGGTACCCAAACGTACAACTCCGAATTGGTGGAATCGTACCACCATTCATTCGCTGTGTCTAAGGCTGCTTTGATTCCGGTTAAATAAAACTTGTCTCCTGACTCTGGACTGTAACCGCCGGTCGCTCTTAAACCTGTGATCGTGAGCTTTTTATTAACAGAATCGTAAGCTGTTACCGTAGGCGTCTGTACAATCCAGTCCCATCCAGATTCAATCCACATCGTTGCGCCATTCCAGTATCCATCCCCTCCAGGAAGGGCTGTGTCGATAACCTGGCTAGAATTCGTGCCTGAATCCGCTATCGAGACCGTCGGATTCAGCAGCGTACCCGTTTGATTCGGCCACCTTGCTTCATCGATCATCGTGCCATTCACAAACACCTGATTTCCAGCTCCCAAAGTCCAGTTCATCGGTGCTTTATAAATACTTCCGGAATCCAACGTCCAACCGGTAACAAGATCAGCACCGCTAACTATAGCCGTCTCACCATTATAGTTCTGATACGTGATCGGATTGCCCGAGGTTCCTGAATTAGCAGGAGTGACCGTTTCACGGTATGTACCTCCACGAATATTTACAGTGTCGCCTGCTGAGGCTACGGATGCAGCTTTCTGAATCGTCTGGAATGGTGTAGAAAGGGAAGTTCCGTCATTGGAATCGCTTCCATTTAGATCTACGTAATAGGTAGTTCCAGCCGCTTTCACACTTGTTTCAAAAGGTGCTGCAACAGCAAAGGGTACGATCAACAGCGATGCAATCAATAACTTGCTTAAATTGCTTTTCAACTTATCGGAATACGTAGTCACATTACTCACTCCCTTTACTTTTACTATCATCTACAAGAATGAACTCCTTCGAAAAGACGATAAAACTTGTCATGCGTTTATGCCGCATTCAGTATTATAAATCCCCTCCTTTTCTAGTTTACTGAAACTGGCTTACGACCCCTGCATTTAAACATTGTGGGAATCCTATTTGGAAGGATTCCCACCTGATGACTGCCATTGCTTTGTTCACTGAGAGGAGCTTACATTACTTCGTTTTTTTCCACTCGTCAAGTTGCTTTTGAACTTCTGCAATGACTTTATCAATGCCAGCTTGCTTCAACTTCTCTTGGAATTCTTTCAGTTTCTCACTTGCAGCTACTGTACCTGTTACAAGACCTGGGTTATATTGATCAACAACAGTCCCAATGTTTGCAATTTCCGCGACAACTGGCGCCGGCACAAACTTAAAGCCCATAAGCGGAGACGGTTTAGCCGTTTCGTTTTCTTTCTTCGTATCAGCTACTACATTTGGATCTGTACCTTCAACCAGGAAAGCGTTGAATGTGTTACCGAATACCCAGCTTGCGTTAGGTACATAACCAGCATCCTTGTTAATTTTGACTACATTATCGGATACTTTCGTGTAATGCTTACCTTCAACACCATAGCTGATTGTGTTATACAGCTCTTTGTCCGTGTTCAGCAAGTTAATGAACATCATTGCTCGCTCAGGGTTTTTGGACGTTTTGCTAATGGCTTGCATCGTTGTAATGATGGAGCCTGTACCTGCCCATGTTTCTGTAATCGGTACAACAATCACATCATTACCGCCATTTGCAGTCTTATACGAAGCGGGACCGGCTGGATTCAATACGTTGTGGAATTGAACAACTGCGTTGCCTGTTTTCTCAATGTCCGCTTTGTTTTTCAATGTAGCCGCGTTATCGTTGATTAAGCCTTTATCATGCCAGCTTTTGATTAAATCCAAATATTTTCCAAACTGTGGAGTATCAACAAAATTGATGACTTTGTCCGGATTTGAAAGATCTACACCAATAACATTCGCACCACCAGCGTTTACAATTGATTCCAATCCGTTAGAGCGCAACATACTATTGAATCTTCCATTGCGATCCACCAAGAACGGAACTACATCTTTGGATTCTCCTGCTTTTACTTTTGCCAAGAACGGCTCGATATCTGCAACCTTTTTGATAGAGTTAACGTCCAGATTGTATTTGTCAGCATATTTCTTTTGGATAATGAAGCCTTCTTTGTTCGTTACCGTTTGATAGTTCGGAACACCGTAAATTTTGCCACTAATTTTAGTTGCATCCCACACAAATCCAGGCATGGACTTCGTCACTGATGGCGCATACTTCGTAATCAAATCGTCCAGTGGAAGGAATGCTCCCTTTGACTGGTTAGTTACATAGTCAAAGTTCCAGTTAGACGTCCATGCGATGTCGTAATTTTCGCCAGCTGCAACTGTTGTGTTCATCTTTTGTGTGTAGTCAGCGAATGCTTGCGGTTGCAATTTAACTGTCGCATTAATTTTAGCTTTTGTGATTTTGTTAATAGCTTCCTGAACAGTTGCGATATCTGCCGGAATCGCGGCTAGCGGGAAGTTCCAGATCAATTCTACGGGCGCCAGTTGCTCAACCTTGGCGGTAGCCGCCGCGCTAGCTGCTGGACTAGCTGTGGAAGTGCTTTCAGATCCTTTACTTCCGCATGCCGACAATAAGACAGCGAGACTCACTGCTCCCGTTACAACTTTAAACATTTGCTTTTTCATGCAATTACCCCCTGCGAGAATTTAGTTTTTAATTACTTATATATCAACTGCAGCTACATGATAAGCTGCAGTTCGATAACGAAAGTCCGGTTAACCTTTGATGGCGCCAACGGTAAGACCGCTGATGAAAAACCTTTGGAACATCGGAAAAATAACCATCATCGGTCCCGCTGCAAGTACAGCCATAGCCATTCTAGCCGATAAGCTTGGGAAGTCGGCGAGATTAAATTGGACATTCACCGTTGAGATGTTGTTCGATAAAAATTCAATGGTGCTCATGATGCGGTAAAGCAGCAGTTGAAGCGGAATTAGCTTCTGGTTATTGATAAACAATAATCCTAGCCACCAATCATTCCAATATTGGAAGGAAATGAACAGCCCGATTGTGACAAGCGCAGGTACTGATAAGGGAATCACCATTGTGAAAAAAATGCGCCACTCATTCGCGCCGTCAATTTTCGTCGACTCGATGATTTCAAATGGAAGTTTATCCATAAAGCCCTTCATGATGAGAATAAAGAAAGGACTTAGTAAATACGGAACGATAAGCGCCCAAATCGTATCTTTCAAATGCAAATACTGCGATATCAGAATGTAAAACGGAACAAGTCCTCCACTGAACAAGCTTGTAAAGAAAACGTATAACGTCATCATTTTGCGGTAACGATAATCGCGTCTTGAGATCGTATAAGCCGTCAAACTCGTAAAGAGTAAACCGAAAAATGTCCCAACGAGTGTAACGAATATGGTAACCCCGTATGCACGAAACAGCGCCTTGGGAGCATCCAAAATGATATCGTAAGCTTTCGTACTGAATTGCAAAGGAATCAGATGATAGCCATGTGTCAATAATGATTTCTCATCCGTCAACGAAATTGATATGACGAGAACAAGAGGCACTAACAGCGCCAATGACAGTATACAGAAGAACAGGTTAATCATTTTGCCTGTCCAGTTCATTCTGTTGCTTTCCGTTTGCATACATATATCCCTCCTACCAAAGCGAATTATCTTCGTTAATTTTTTTGACAACCCAGTTGGACAGCAGCACCAGAATGAATCCAACGACAGACTGATAGAGTCCAATCGCGGTTGACATCCCGAAATCTCCAACGATTCGCAATGACCTATATACGTACGTATCGATAACATCAGTCGCGTTATACAAGAAGCTCGTATCATTAGGAATGAAGTAGAATAATCCGAAATCAGCACGAAAAATACCGCCGATAGCGACAATCAACAAGATGACGATAAGTGGTGTCAGTAACGGTATTGTAATCTTGCGGATCATTTGCCATTTGGATGCGCCATCAATCTTGGCGGCTTCATAGTAGCTCGAATCGATGGAAAGAATACCCGCGTAATAGATGAGCGTTGAGAAGCCTACGCCTTTCCATAACTGTGTAAGTACGATTATAAACGGCCAGAATTGGGCTTGTTCATACCATCTGATCGGCTGTTCGCCGAACGCTTGCAGCATGACATTCATGAACCCGTTTTTATGATCCATAAACCCGAAGACGACATATCCGACAACCACCCATGATAAGAAATAAGGTAAAAACAAGATCGTCTGATGCACTTTAATCCATCTTCGAGAAATCTCATTTAGCAGAATGGCTAATGTAAGCGCAAGCACTAAGGTTAAGATAATAAAAGTAAGATTATATAGAATCGTGTTGCGTGTTACAGTGAAAGCTTTGTCTGATTTAAAAAAGAATTCAAAATTTTTTAATCCGATCCATTTGCTTCCCCAAATCCCCAAATCGAATCGGTATTGTTTAAATGCAAGGACAAGACCGATCAAGGGCAAATAGTTGAAAATCAATTTATACAGGATTGCTGGCAATGACATAACGAACAATTCCCGATTACGTTTGAAGTGCTTCCACTCCCGTTGTAGCATTTGTTTCCCTCCCTGCGGTGTGTAACCGTCGTTGTATGCACTTATTATTGGGGGAAATCTGCACAAATAACTACTACAATAAATAAAAAACACTACACTTTTCTCCCACACAATCTCAAATACACTCTATTTTTAGCTATTTTTGAAAAAAGAAAAGCTTTTCGGGCACGATCGTACCCAAAAAGCTTACTCTTGAACGACTATCTTGAAGCGATATTCTTTCGGCGTGATACCGAATTTCTTCTTGAAAAGCTTGAAAAAATAGCCTTCATTGTTATAACCAACCAACTCCATGATGCGATTGATGCTGTAATCTTTGGTTTCAAGCAACTCCAGTGCCTTTCGCAAGCGAACATCATTGATATACTCGCTAATGGACATCGATTCATGCAGTCTAAATTGCTTGCTCACATGGGCCGAAGATAGTTTCATTGCAGCCGCTATGCTTTGCAGGCTTAAATTTAAATCCCAATACTGCTCTTCAATCATTTCTTTCACGGTATCCGTTAAGATCTGATTCGACTGATCTTTGACATCCTGCGTTCGCTGCTTCTGAATGTCTTGGTAAATGCCCAATATCAAATCATAAATAGGTTCTAACGTTTCTTGCTTCATCACGAGCTGCACCTGCCGCTTAAAGTCCAAGCTAACTTGTCTGACGGTTCGGCTATTCATTTCACGCACGATATTTTCTACTAACGCAAGCAAGTGAAGAATAGCGTACAGGATATTATTATAATGCATGACTTTCATTTGTTGGAACAATTGCACCAATTGCTCCTGAAAATCCTTCTCTTGCCCGGACTTTATGGCTTCCGTCATTTTCTTTTCTGTATCCGTGGAAAATTGGAACGTAATATTTTCATTATTATGCCTAACGAGATCTGGTGTAATGATACTTCCTTTACCGAAAATAATCCGATAGGACGCATTTTCAATAGCAAGACCGTATTGCTGCGATACTTGTTGGTATCGGTCAACCCTCTCCCCAGTCGAAACGGTTATCGAGAGACGGTAATACTGAAGAAGAGTTTGCTGAAGCTCTTTCAAAGCGTGCGTCAGCGAGCTCATATGATCGCCTTGAGCCTCTTTCGCATCACCAACGAGTAAGACAAAGTGATCATTAAGCATAGGAACCACTTCGCAATTAACGTATTTTGACACAAGTTCCTTGGCAATATTGGTGATCGCAAACTTATACATTCTCTTCTCGACATCACTCGTGTTCGATTCAAATTCAGCAAAATCATCGATCAACAGCACACACACCTGGAGTTCTTGATTAAAATTAATATCCCAATCGACTTGTTCAATTTCTTCTGGAGTAGGCAGGCTCGCATCAGATATCAGTCTCCGCAAAGCGAATGTTTTCAGTGCATCACGTTTTGAATGCTCGTCTGACTCATGCTTGACTAATTGATGTATAGCATCTTGATACGCTGTGGAAATGAAGTTCAATTCATCCACATCAGTCTTGTCGTCTACGCCTTTACGACGGTTTGACGTCACTTGATTTAACAAATTTTCAATCGGACGATACAGGCGGTAGGCAATCAACAGCGAGCTCGCAATGGAAAGGAATAAAAAACCAATAATAATGAAGAAGGAAATAATCCGCATCTTGCTTAGTTTTCCCCACACAACCTCATAGGGCTGAACGCTTGCAATGATCCAGCCGCTTTTGTTGGACGACATAAAGCTCAGAATCGACTTGTTCTCACCTGATCCATGCACGAGATAATCCTGGTTTACACCGGAGCTCACTTTCTCACGGATGATGGATTGAATTGTGTCCGTTAAAGTATCCTTGCCCTGCTGTTGTGCCATGAGCGGGATGCCTGATTTATCTGTAATAAAAATAGAGCTTCTCGATTCATCTGTCATCTTATTCATATTCGTTAAGTTATCAAACAGCCAGCTCGGCTTGATCGTGACGATCAGCTTACTCCCGGACATGTTGTCGTACAAGAACATCGCTAATGCTGGAGAGAGCATTTTATCAGAAGGTAGAGGAACAAAGGTTAGCATAGGTATACTTTTTTGTGATTGGATATACTGATCAATGACACCGTTCAATCCATCATCCTTACAATTCAAACTGCTCAAGGTTGAGTAATAGCAGCCTGTTTTGGCGTTGTAAATCGTTATACTTTGCAAAAAAGATGATTTTGAAACCGTTTTCTCTAATCTGTTTAATTTTTGTGCGAGCTCACCTCCATCCATCACATCGATATTCGATAAATAAACGACATCATTGTCAAAAGACGTGGAAAGCGTAATGTTTTTTAATGTTTCGTGCATGTAGTCAATATTGTATTTGATTTGTGACATCACCTTTAATTCCGCTTGTTGCTGCATTTGAAGCATCGTTTTATCGGAGTTGTAATACAGAAGTGTCGTGCTGACAGATAAAAACACAACCATAAGAACCGTTATGGAGAGCAGCAGCTTTAACAAATATTTTCTTGATTTGTACAAACGAATAATATTCATCGAAGTCCACCTTTTCTAAGTTGTCTACTTATTCTATATTTATAACATACTTGGTCTCCTAAGTTACAACAATATCTGTGATTTATATTCACTTATCTGATATTGATATTTTTTTGATATTTAAGGTAATACATATTAGAATGTAATAGGGTGAGAAAGCATGACATTGAATATTCCTTTTGAAAATGTACAATTTGCCTCTGCAGGTACGATTGTGTATCCACCAGGCAGCCATTATGGACCTAGAATTCAAAAAGATATCCAACTCGTTATGTTGTACACTGGAGAGATGGATATCACCATTGATGGCCGAAATCTTCATGTACTTCCTGGTCAAATGGTGCTTTTAAAACCGAGACACAAAGAAATGTTTACTTTCTCCAAGACCGAAGAAACCTGGCACTGTTGGATCAGTGTGCGTGTCTCCCCGTTATCGGAAGAGATTATCCATATTCTTGATCAGCTTCCTGAAATTCTTCCTCTCTCGGATGAAATGAATGCACTAACAGAACTTATGCTTAACTTTCAGCGATATTTGTCTAGAAGTGATACTGCAGTTCTCAATCTTGGACTTGCCGCGCTTCATTTATACCCCACCGAATTGAAAAGACTACAACAACAGAGCGAGAAACATCCAGCTATCCTCTCCGCTCTATCATGGATGAATGTGCATTTCGCGGAAGACATCTCTCTAAACGATATTGTCATTCAAACAAACGTGTCACCTGAACATTTGATCCGTTTGTTTAAACAACACGAAGGCACGACTCCTATACAGTATTTATGGAAATATCGAGTTACACGAGCGATAGAACTGCTCATGAGTACAGGATTGACAATTTCTGAGATTTCTGAATGCTGTGGATTTAAGACACCTGCTCATTTTGCCAGGTTGATCAAGCAATATAAAGGCAAAACTGCTTCGGAAATCCGTCAGTTATCTTGGGAGCGGCATGTCTAAGTTGGATAGATATAATTTCCAGTCCCTTCTGATTAAATAAGAAAAAAGATAGATAAATCAACGGATTGATTCATCTATCTTCATTATTTAGTCTCAAACATGTACCCATATTTGTCTCGTTTATCGACCAAATCAGTCTCAACTATAACCATTACACATAATGCTTCCTTCTAAACCCCTACCGATACGCCCGCATCGCCTTCCGCAGCTCTTTCAAAGACGGCCGCTTGCCGTACATGAGTACGCCAGTGCGGTAGATTTTAGCCGCGAGCCATGCCATAGCCCCGATCGAAATGAGCTGGATGACGATCGAAACAGCGATCTGCCAAAATGGCGGAGAGCTCATGCCGATACGCAGGAACATAATCAACGGCGAGAAGAATGGCACGAACGACATCGTGACCACGAACGATGCATTCGGATGATTCAAGCCGAAAACCGCAATCATGAAGGCTGCCACGATGACGTAAGTAACTGGCATAATCGCTGGGCCCACATCTTCAGTTCGGCTGACTAACGAGCCTACTGCAGCGAAGATCGTTGCATAGATGAAGAAGCCCAGCAAGTAAAAAATCAAGAAATATGCGATAAGCGAGAGCTCTAAATCACTCCAATTGAGGTTCATTTCTTTAAGAACCGATGCATCGCTGAATCGAATATTTAGAAACGATACGACTAGTAATACCGCAATTTGTGATACCGCTAGCAAGCAAATCCCAATAATTTTACCGAACATTTGCTTGAGCGGCGAAACGCTAGTAATAAGCAATTCCATGACGCGCGAGCTTTTCTCCGAGGTGATCTCCGTTGCAACAACGTTCCCGAACCCAATCGCACCCATGTAAAGCATGAACAACATCACATACACCAGTGCATACGACAATACCATTTGAGACTCTGTTTTGCCTGTTGCCGCTTCATCGGATGTGGATATTTGCACGGTCTCTAAGGACACTGGCCTTTGGATGTCCGTTTTCAAGTTATCTGGTAATCCTGATCCTTGAAGGACCATGTCCGTTTTAATTAACTGAAGCGTCGTCTGGAGCTTGCTTTTCAACGAAAACTCCATCGTCCCCGTGGATTTATAGACCATTTTCGGAAAAACGCCCTGCTTCGCATTCTCAAACTCCAAATACCCCTTAATCTTGCCATCTGCAATTTGTTGCTTCCCGTACGCTTCGTTCGCTTCCACGCTTCCAGCGTCGGGCATCGTTATAATCTGTATCTCCGGTTTTGGCTGACTATTGTAAAAGGCCGCTAGCTTATTCGTCACAGCCGCTTGTTGTGAACCAAATACGCCAATTTTCGTCGGTGAATCCGAAGAGAAATAATTAATAATGGCAGGCAGATGTATCAAGGCTGACATCAGAATGATGAGAATCAGGCTCATCACGCGAAAAGATTTCGTCCGAATCCGAGTTAAAAACGTAAATTTAATGACCGTCAGGATGCTATTCATGCTGGCCACCCACCTTCTGGATAAAAATCTCGTTCAACGTTGGCTCCATCACTTGAAACCGCGTAATCACCGATTGCTCTATGGCCACTTGCAAAACGGACTGCGCAGCTTCCGAACGCTCGATTCGGATCTCGTACCCGTTAAGGCCCTCATTTACAGAGCTAACGCCAGGAATTTGTTCCAAGCCATGCACGCGGGTTTCCGTCTCCAGAACAATACGCTCCCTTGGAAAGCTCGCTTTAATTTCCTTCAAGCTGCCTTGCAGAATCGTATTCGAGCGATGCAGTATGCAAATATTCTCACACAGCTCTTCCACATGATCCATCCGATGGCTGGAAAATAAAATCGTTTTCCCTGCATCTCGCAGGCTTTTTACCGTTTTCTTCAGCAATTCTACATTCACAGGATCCAGCCCGCTAAACGCTTCATCCAGAATCAGAATCTCAGGATTATGTATGACCGCCGCAATGAATTGAATCTTCTGCTGATTCCCTTTCGACAACTCTTCTACTTTGCGATTGTAGTAGTCCGAAACCTCGAACCGCTCCAACCATTCCTTTAAGCTGCGATCTGCCGCGCTGCGCTTCATCCCCCTAAGCTCGGCTAAATACGTAATCTGCTCCGATATTTTCACCTTCGGATACAAGCCTCGCTCCTCTGGCAAATACCCCATCAGACTGCGTAACTCGTCCCGATACCCCTGCCCCTTCCACGTTATCGTACCTTGATCGGGATAAATAAGACCGAGTACCATGCGCATCGTCGTTGTTTTACCTGCCCCATTGGCGCCTAATAATCCGTAGATCTCGCCCTGCTTCACTTGCAGACGGATGCTATTCACAGCTGTCTTGTCGCCGTATTGCTTGGACACATTTTCTACTACTAAGGGATATGTCATGAATGAAGCCTGCCTTCCTTTGCGAAGATGCTTACCAACCTATATTACATGAATTTGGAAAATAAATGAATTTCTTTGCACAAAAAAACGCTGTCTCCTGTGCTTACCACAAGATCAGCGCCTTTAATTACAATCCGAAAATGGCATCAATCACAGGCTTCGTCGTTCCACCTGGATATAACACGTATAGCAATACATAGACGATCACGCCAGTCGGCGCTGTTAACAGCCAGATAATCGCGGCAACCCTGCCGATTTTCTTATGTTTCAAGAATTTCTTTTTGTAAGCGAACCATAAGGTGATCAGCCCAAGTACGCCTCCAAGCGTTGCCAATGCAATATGGAAAAATAGGAACAGGTGGTACGGCAGCTTCAAGCTTTCCGGTCCCCCAAAAGCTGTGTTCCCTTCGAATAACGTACGGGACATATAAATAAGGAAAAAAGCGAGCGCAAAAATCGCTCCAAGCACCATCAGCTTTTCATGAGTTTCTCGGTTCCCCTTGACGATATGGTACCAGCCAAACCCTACAAATATAGCACTAATCACGATAAACATCGTTGAAATCGTAGGCAAAATGTGCATCTTTCTAATCCTCTCTCTAAGCGCGGTTCCAATTCCCGCCTTGATTATTCGTACCCTCTTGGGATTCAATCGGATCCAACTCATCTTCCTCTTTACGCTCTCTGCGATACCAACGGAAGAAAATAAAAGCTAGCGTAGCGCCATAAATGATCTCCTGCAGGATTTTCATAATGACACCACCCAACTGCTGATCATCGATCGGTGACAGATGCGTAAAAGGAACAGTGACGTTGGCATACATATCATAAATGATCGAATCCGCAAAAATGATGAGCGCACAAGCGGGTGTCAGTAATATGCCGTTCCCGAAGATATACGCCATTTTTTTCAAATCCGTCAAACGATTTAGCTCAGGAAGTGGACAGAATACAGGGAACCACATCATGAAAGCCGTTACCAACAGCACGGTATGATAGAGCAGAAGCCATACATCATTCTTCATTAAGTTATCCATAATATAAGGCATATGGTAGATAGAGAATAGCATGTTAAACATAAATAGTGCAATTAACGGCCGTGTGAAAAAGGAAAACATGCCGCGGAACACGATGTTTTTCATGCATGCACGGAGGATCCAGGCTGGCGTTCCTAGCCAGATTAGTATCGGAACAATCAAGTACAGAATCGTCTGCGACAACATGTGCATACTGAACAAATAGTGATGACCGATATAATTAATCGGACTGCCTTGCCCAATATAAAATAAGACGAGCCCTGTGTAGAAAAGCAGCTGCCCTGAGATCGAAACTGGCTCCGATTTGGCGGCGCTCCCATTCACGACAAATCGACCATAACAATATCCGATCACGATGACGATCAACAATAAAACAGGATTCCACAAATCGAAAAATCCACCAATTTGACTCATACCTGCATCTTTTCTCCTTTCAGCTT
This window encodes:
- a CDS encoding ABC transporter substrate-binding protein → MKKQMFKVVTGAVSLAVLLSACGSKGSESTSTASPAASAAATAKVEQLAPVELIWNFPLAAIPADIATVQEAINKITKAKINATVKLQPQAFADYTQKMNTTVAAGENYDIAWTSNWNFDYVTNQSKGAFLPLDDLITKYAPSVTKSMPGFVWDATKISGKIYGVPNYQTVTNKEGFIIQKKYADKYNLDVNSIKKVADIEPFLAKVKAGESKDVVPFLVDRNGRFNSMLRSNGLESIVNAGGANVIGVDLSNPDKVINFVDTPQFGKYLDLIKSWHDKGLINDNAATLKNKADIEKTGNAVVQFHNVLNPAGPASYKTANGGNDVIVVPITETWAGTGSIITTMQAISKTSKNPERAMMFINLLNTDKELYNTISYGVEGKHYTKVSDNVVKINKDAGYVPNASWVFGNTFNAFLVEGTDPNVVADTKKENETAKPSPLMGFKFVPAPVVAEIANIGTVVDQYNPGLVTGTVAASEKLKEFQEKLKQAGIDKVIAEVQKQLDEWKKTK
- a CDS encoding ABC transporter permease; this encodes MLQREWKHFKRNRELFVMSLPAILYKLIFNYLPLIGLVLAFKQYRFDLGIWGSKWIGLKNFEFFFKSDKAFTVTRNTILYNLTFIILTLVLALTLAILLNEISRRWIKVHQTILFLPYFLSWVVVGYVVFGFMDHKNGFMNVMLQAFGEQPIRWYEQAQFWPFIIVLTQLWKGVGFSTLIYYAGILSIDSSYYEAAKIDGASKWQMIRKITIPLLTPLIVILLIVAIGGIFRADFGLFYFIPNDTSFLYNATDVIDTYVYRSLRIVGDFGMSTAIGLYQSVVGFILVLLSNWVVKKINEDNSLW
- a CDS encoding right-handed parallel beta-helix repeat-containing protein, with protein sequence MIVKVKGVSNVTTYSDKLKSNLSKLLIASLLIVPFAVAAPFETSVKAAGTTYYVDLNGSDSNDGTSLSTPFQTIQKAASVASAGDTVNIRGGTYRETVTPANSGTSGNPITYQNYNGETAIVSGADLVTGWTLDSGSIYKAPMNWTLGAGNQVFVNGTMIDEARWPNQTGTLLNPTVSIADSGTNSSQVIDTALPGGDGYWNGATMWIESGWDWIVQTPTVTAYDSVNKKLTITGLRATGGYSPESGDKFYLTGIKAALDTANEWWYDSTNSELYVWVPGGGDPSAQTVDVKRRDASFDLSGKAYITLNGIQTTASRVVTNSSSNHLTFQGIVAKYLSHNKLNTLAQEQTNTGLLLNGSYNVLRDSEFAYSSGSLVTVGGSYNNVINSYIHDGGYVPDWEGLLNLKGANSLISHNTVADAGRVTVYFTSPMRANEIQYNDIYNAGWLTDDLGMLYGPNVDGQNTEIHHNYVHDNKAPATKPGIYLDSYTNNFIIHHNVTWNNAGLQLNIPSNYNLAYNNTAWTNAWAIQSAASNAFTTDMYGTRIFNNIITGYDAESNAYTVHGSQVTSSPGFVNEASRNYQLLSTSPAKDTGIVIPGITDGYVGSAPDIGAFEYGSTGWTAGHNFASPPNPTYTTPSTPNMNLAVNGGFENGDLSNWNTTDAGNAVVVSDNHWGKAANAGMSRSHLYGTKLSGGVDGIAQVISGLQPNTNYVAGGWLRNASRGNCCTWCKGLWRHRKISFFIQLYMDVC
- a CDS encoding carbohydrate ABC transporter permease; translated protein: MQTESNRMNWTGKMINLFFCILSLALLVPLVLVISISLTDEKSLLTHGYHLIPLQFSTKAYDIILDAPKALFRAYGVTIFVTLVGTFFGLLFTSLTAYTISRRDYRYRKMMTLYVFFTSLFSGGLVPFYILISQYLHLKDTIWALIVPYLLSPFFILIMKGFMDKLPFEIIESTKIDGANEWRIFFTMVIPLSVPALVTIGLFISFQYWNDWWLGLLFINNQKLIPLQLLLYRIMSTIEFLSNNISTVNVQFNLADFPSLSARMAMAVLAAGPMMVIFPMFQRFFISGLTVGAIKG
- a CDS encoding helix-turn-helix transcriptional regulator — protein: MNIIRLYKSRKYLLKLLLSITVLMVVFLSVSTTLLYYNSDKTMLQMQQQAELKVMSQIKYNIDYMHETLKNITLSTSFDNDVVYLSNIDVMDGGELAQKLNRLEKTVSKSSFLQSITIYNAKTGCYYSTLSSLNCKDDGLNGVIDQYIQSQKSIPMLTFVPLPSDKMLSPALAMFLYDNMSGSKLIVTIKPSWLFDNLTNMNKMTDESRSSIFITDKSGIPLMAQQQGKDTLTDTIQSIIREKVSSGVNQDYLVHGSGENKSILSFMSSNKSGWIIASVQPYEVVWGKLSKMRIISFFIIIGFLFLSIASSLLIAYRLYRPIENLLNQVTSNRRKGVDDKTDVDELNFISTAYQDAIHQLVKHESDEHSKRDALKTFALRRLISDASLPTPEEIEQVDWDINFNQELQVCVLLIDDFAEFESNTSDVEKRMYKFAITNIAKELVSKYVNCEVVPMLNDHFVLLVGDAKEAQGDHMSSLTHALKELQQTLLQYYRLSITVSTGERVDRYQQVSQQYGLAIENASYRIIFGKGSIITPDLVRHNNENITFQFSTDTEKKMTEAIKSGQEKDFQEQLVQLFQQMKVMHYNNILYAILHLLALVENIVREMNSRTVRQVSLDFKRQVQLVMKQETLEPIYDLILGIYQDIQKQRTQDVKDQSNQILTDTVKEMIEEQYWDLNLSLQSIAAAMKLSSAHVSKQFRLHESMSISEYINDVRLRKALELLETKDYSINRIMELVGYNNEGYFFKLFKKKFGITPKEYRFKIVVQE